The following coding sequences lie in one Chionomys nivalis chromosome 8, mChiNiv1.1, whole genome shotgun sequence genomic window:
- the LOC130880156 gene encoding malignant T-cell-amplified sequence 1 — protein MFKKFDEKENVSNCIQLKTSVIKGIKNQLIEQFPGIEPWLNQIMPKKDPVKIVRCHEHIEILTVNGELLFFRQREGPFYPTLRLLHKYPFILPHQQVDKGAIKFVLSGANIMCPGLTSPGAKLYPAAVDTIVAIMAEGKQHALCVGVMKMSAEDIEKVNKGIGIENIHYLNDGLWHMKTYK, from the coding sequence ATGTTCAAGAAAtttgatgaaaaagaaaatgtgtccaACTGCATCCAGTTGAAAACCTCAGTTATTAAGGGTATTAAAAATCAATTGATAGAGCAATTTCCAGGTATTGAACCATGGCTTAATCAAATCATGCCTAAGAAAGATCCTGTGAAAATTGTCCGATGCCATGAACACATAGAAATCCTTACAGTAAATGGAGAATTACTGTTTTTTAGACAAAGAGAAGGGCCTTTTTATCCAACCCTAAGATTACTTCATAAATATCCTTTTATCTTGCCACATCAGCAGGTCGATAAAGGAGCCATCAAATTTGTCCTCAGTGGAGCAAATATCATGTGTCCTGGCTTAACTTCTCCTGGAGCTAAGCTTTACCCTGCTGCCGTAGATACTATTGTTGCAATCATGGCAGAAGGAAAGCAACATGCTTTGTGTGTTGGTGTCATGAAGATGTCTGCAGAAGATATTGAGAAAGTCAACAAAGGAATTGGCATTGAAAATATCCATTATTTAAATGATGGGCTGTGGCATATGAAGACATATAAATGA